A stretch of Bacillaceae bacterium S4-13-56 DNA encodes these proteins:
- a CDS encoding glycerophosphodiester phosphodiesterase — MKTIIFAHRGASKEAPENTMPAFELGYEQGAQGIETDVQLTKDRVPVLIHDEKINRTSNYKGYVKDFTYQELSQLDFGSWHSSKYKGASIITLDSFLEWAQHKSLLINIELKTNVLEYEGIEEIVLDRINHYDMFNRTVCSSFNPNTIKRLHHLDPRLETALLTKQKLKNLDSTLHKIGSRAFHTKYRNLSESLVKACKSHKIPLRIYTVNNPAHMIRCFHLGVTGIFTDLPALALEYKKIVEETNHS, encoded by the coding sequence ATGAAAACAATCATTTTTGCCCATCGTGGAGCAAGTAAAGAAGCTCCCGAAAACACAATGCCTGCCTTTGAGCTAGGTTACGAGCAAGGTGCTCAAGGTATTGAGACGGACGTCCAATTAACTAAGGACCGAGTCCCGGTTCTAATCCATGATGAAAAAATTAATAGAACTAGTAATTATAAGGGGTATGTTAAAGATTTTACGTATCAAGAATTGTCCCAGCTTGATTTTGGATCTTGGCATTCTTCTAAATATAAAGGTGCCTCCATTATAACATTAGATTCCTTCTTGGAATGGGCCCAACACAAATCCTTATTGATCAATATAGAATTAAAGACGAATGTTCTTGAATATGAAGGAATAGAAGAAATTGTGCTAGACAGGATTAATCACTACGATATGTTCAATCGTACGGTTTGCTCTAGTTTTAATCCAAATACTATTAAGAGGTTACATCATTTAGATCCCCGCCTTGAAACAGCCTTACTAACTAAACAAAAACTCAAAAATTTAGATTCCACCCTTCATAAAATTGGCTCTCGTGCGTTTCATACGAAATACAGAAACCTTTCAGAATCACTAGTAAAAGCTTGTAAGAGTCATAAAATACCACTCAGAATATACACAGTAAACAATCCTGCTCATATGATTAGATGCTTTCACTTAGGTGTGACAGGAATATTTACGGATCTGCCTGCACTTGCCTTGGAATACAAA